The Quercus lobata isolate SW786 chromosome 4, ValleyOak3.0 Primary Assembly, whole genome shotgun sequence genome segment ggagacactcctcctcggacgccccTTAAACAAGCCCGGCCCAACAGGATTGGGCTAAAAGTCTTCCGGCCATGTCTTCACTTCCTGTTATGCCTGGGCTCCACATGGGTCCCAAGGCCCACTATTGACTGATGAATTTTacccccacatatatatatatatatatatatatcaatttttggAGTTTGGTTAAATATatgtgaattcaaattaaaaaaaaatgctagtaaCACACAACCATACACACTTTATGATTTTTGCCCCCACCTACCTATTTAATACCaaagctttatatatatatatatatatgtgtgtgtgtgtgtgtgtgtatgtgtgtgtgtagtaGTGGGTGTTAACCAATTCATCAGCTACTGTTTCCTCTTAGCCAAAAACACACAACGAAACAAAGCTTTCCACTTCCTGAAGCAATGGAACATCCCACCTCCAAgcttttttccttgaaaattcgGGTTACTATGTTTGGAGTAAGTAAGTAAGTTCCAACCTCGAGGTGGTGCAGACAGTCGAACCTTTGAGTACAAGTTTAAGgtatatagaaatatatattcttttgtgtgtgtaagTGGAGGACAAATTATCATAATATGTATGGTGGCTGAGATTTCGTCTAACtcagtttttgttattttactttttgttttccaTCTAGATAAGATGCAACTCATGCAACACTGTCAGTGAGGATACCATTGCTGTGTCTTTGGGGGAAAAAAGTTTGCAAGGTGAGTCTCTTTTGTGTGAGCTTCAACACATAGCCTCCAACATTtgaaatgtttttctttatttgcaCTACTGTAATATGATTTTCATCCATTACCAACctgtttttaatatttgttttctatatatatgtaGTGCAAAAACCGGACTTGTCGTGCTCAAGGTAATATTACACTGGAACTTGGACATGGAAGGGAAGTTTCTGAAAATGATAATATGAAGTTTGTGCCGTTGATGCGCTTCCGTTGCATGGGTTTTTATCCCCAGGAATTTGAGTTTGGGGATGATTGGGCCGCAACATTGGTAGTGGTCAAATTgaaattcttctcttttcttagTTTCATAGTACTAAATTGTTTTaaccattttcattttttttttttttatacagaaAGATCATGAAGATGAAATGAACTTCCAAGAGAATCTCTGGCATTTTGAGAATGGGTCAGTTCTATTGAAGCACAATGGAGATGCAGCATCCGTGTATAATTTGGACAGTGTCTTTGAGTGCATTGAGTAGAGAATTAGTATGATCTAGAGAGTATAGTTTAAGTTATGCATGTCATGATTGGTTTGCAGCTGGAATGTCTGGGAtgtgatgtattttttttttctttttttcttttcttttattttaatctgGATCTTTAGcttaatgttttttaaaatataaagtcTTTAGTGGCTTTATTATAGTTTGTGATGTGATTTCTTTTTCCTGTTTATTAGTTTAATGTCTTTTGAACTTAAACATGGAATTTCTTTAGAGGCTCCCAGTATCCTGACACAATTTCATTTGACTAATTGAGCATTGGTTTTCTTCCATCCACTAAATATCTCATTGGTCCAGTTTATATagcattttataatttcataTCTACATTTAATAATAGTCTAGGGGAGCTTCTAAACAAAATTGGGTCCAGCAAGCTCAATTTTTATGAATAATATCGTTAAGGAGACTTGCAGCCTGTCTCAGCAATGATGggattgcaaattttttttaataaatatatttaataaatgatcttaattatttccaaaaacaaaacatatataaCCTAAATCATGCATGTTTATTGACCCTAAATTTTGGGAGTAagaattgttgttgttgttgtaggaGAACATTACTTGTTGGCTCAAACttggaaaagaaattaatgtataaatataatatttactaGTTGTTAACCCTTGGGATGCACAAAATAATTTGATACAAGTACGTATATACAATTAGCCTCTTCGCACACACGTTAGGCATGCTCaaatgcttttcttttcttttttttttttttctaaaaaacacaaattttcatttatcatAATTCGAGGttgatgtattttttaattacaaaaatatctaGAAGCGTGATGAGGTGTAGCacaaattacaaacaaattcgAAAATGTATAGATCGCCCCGCACCCTTAggtatttttatgattaaaaaatgcATCAACCTCGAATTATGATGAATAAAAAGTtgtccttcaaaaaaaaaaaaaagaaaaaagaccgCTTTAGCACAAGCAACATGAGAAGgcaagttttaaaataaaatactacttgatacaaaatataaaacatgttatttttctttttggcaatCAATCTAAAATGGACTTAAAGTCTATTGATAATGGAAACATCTTTAATGCACCGGACTGAGACCCAAGCCAAGCATAGAAGATGCTTTCTCCTTGATAATGCAATGCAATAAacaaattttggatatttcTTTGTCCAGTGTGATTAAGATCTCAAATTAATGGCTCTACCAAGTCGCCTTTGGTATTTAAAATTACCATTTTACTAAACATGTTCTTGACACTTTACCAAAGATTGGTTCAAAAtccttcaaagttcaaaccataAAATATTGAAAGATAGTCCCCTCTTCTCATCATGTTCATGTATACCAATATTTTTGTCCAAATTTAACATATGAGTTTTTAGGTCATAAGccaaatagttttaaaaatcggTATGGTCAAAGAATCGAAATAAGGAGTGATTCTTGGTTTTATGATCGGACCAATGGTCGAACtgatgatgtcataaataaataataaacaataagCTTTGAACTTCTCTAGAAATTTTTCATCTGCCTTTAGAGTCTCTGCatttgtgaatgctctaaagtTCTCTATCGTGATGCTCTTTAATCAATGCCTCCAACTAGGAACTGGAAGGAATTTGCAACAACTAGAATTCTCCCCTCCAAGAATGGGCTTTTCATAGGAGAACTAAAATCAAGCAAGAATTAGCAACACTGTTAAACCAAACAAACGAAAAAGAAGACATGGACATCATCTCAATCTCCATTTGTCcaatcaagaaaattaaaagaaaccaCAAAAAGTTGACTCAATACTCTAAGGcacaaaactagaaaaaaaaaaaaatatatatatatatatatatatatgatagaaGTGACCATTCTTCCATTAAGAAGAATATTTCATAAATGCTCTAGTATTGAACTACAAAGAATGTAACTTTAACCATCAATTCCTCAGAACTATAGAAATACCCCCACTAGGATATGTATACGACACGTACAACCTTACAAGAAAAGTAAAGATAATAATAGTAGTACAATTATTACAATCTTCTTTCGATTCGATACAACTTGGTAAACCTTTTGTTAGGCCaactaaattttctttctttagatAATTAAAGGCCAATGAATTCTTACTTGATAATATAACCAATAATCTGATTATTAAAGAACTGCACACAAAACTTATgacaaaaaaggaaataagGATAAAGGTTGAACAGGCCATGGCAATAGAAGGGGGCCATATGCTGATTGCTGTTGTGAATGGCTGGTTGATGCTGTTTTCTAGGCCAAACTAACAGTAGTAGTATCTGATTCTAAATTACCAAGAGCAATAGTAAAAGTTGGACACAGCATATCAGATTATATTAAATTGTCCAAATTCCAAAGGTCCCAACTAAGACCACCTTCTATATGTCTTTTTTCCTTACTTAAATGAATCCTAGCACCcttaaaaaagatataaaatagaGCTAATTAATCTCATCAAAGTGTGCTTAATTATGGTTTTTGTCCTGAATCAATACACAAAGATGAACCAATTTGTTGTGACAGATTGCACTTGTGTCTTGTTAAATTAGCTTTCAGAATATATATGGTCATGGACTAGCGGTAAAATCCTTTGTGCAGGAACTGTGAGTTCATATTCTTTCTTGAACTATTGAGAAAATCATATATGGCTGTGACTAAAGAGTGACTCAAAGTTGAAGATTTAAGAGCATTCGATACCATGTTACTTGATAGAAAACCAGTAAAGTCTTGAGAATTTTTTCATATGTTCTAGtgcatttatattttgatggtgtccttttctcttttcttttttttgctaataaatttcattaatactatttttttgtgccttttcacttttttatattattcttCATATATATGCTGGTACATGAACCTCTGTATCTACTGCTAACATTATACTTAGTCTTTTGCACTCAAtacaaaaaaagtttaaatgaTTCTAATAAAATCTCATATGCAATACATGTAAATCATGGCtgattacacacacacatactcacgcacaaataaattaattacgcacacacatacacacgcacaaataaaataaaataaagtctaATCCTTACCAATAGCTTAATAACAGCAAGAGGATCCACTACAAGAAAAGGAGTCTCTGGCATGAGTACATGAATGATTTTACATTACTAACTTTTTTAAGAGTTCAAATTTATTTACCATCCGTAGAAGTGAGAATATATGAagcaaatttataaattttgaggAAATTAATATCCATAGTACCTTGAAAGATATGGTCTCGTAACACTTATCTTCGTCTATCCATTTCCCATATTTTCTTAACAAAAGCTCTAGAAGAGGAGATATCCAGAGCAAGCTATCCACGAGTTCAATAAATTCATGTGTAGTAAATGACTTCGATATCTCTACCTTCAACTGCTTGACTTTATATGATGGGGATGATACTATGTCTCTCAATTCCTTAGGTATAACCATATCCTTTACAAAGAAAAATTCTGATACAACTTTAAAACACATGAATAAATTATGAACAATGATatgaaaaggaaacaaaaagaatcaactgaagcaaagaaaaaaaatgccttGGGGGATTTAATATTTAGCAACTTCAATAATTTGGAATTACTCAAATTTGCAAGCAATTCAATCTTTTTAACAGTCCAAGGAGCATCGGAGTGCAACATCTGGTAGGTAGCTTTTGGCAAATAAGCCAAAGCAGTCACTGAAAATGATATTGTATTACCACCAAGATATGGAAGTTTACATAACTTGAGTGTTAATCTCGACTTCAACCAGCTTGTCGCATTTCAATGTGTAATGTCTTAAGACGATGACTTGAAATCTTAATTCTTTCCAACTTATCACACCAATATACGGACAAGTACTCAATGAGCGGAAGTTGAGAAATATGGTAATCGAAGCAGCTGTCTGTTATGTGCAGTTTTCCTAGCTTTAATAACTTCAGATTTTTACAGGGCACCAGGTTGATCCTGGATGCTTCAAACTGTTGGATATCTACATGATAAATATTTGATGCTTCTAATTCAACTGTCTCAACACCTTTATTGCTTTTCAACTCAATTGCCTTGACTTTAGGAAGACCAGAGAACTGAATACTTTTCAACCCACGACAGTCTTCAATTCCTATGTCTTCTATCACAGGACACCCGGCAACTAgattttggataatttgatcATTTGTGCTCACTTTATATAAAGACAGAATTTTCAAAGAGGATAAGTTTATATCACCAAAGTATGACTCCAACCTACATGCCTTTAACCTCAACACAGTTATTGATTTTGTAAGTAGAATATTCTGAGGCAAGGGATAATACCTCTTCCACTTcctttcaaatttttgaaagtCAAGAACATCACTCTTGACTACATAGTCAATCCAACAGTCCACATGAGACACTGATTTCGGTGTACTCAAGTACACTGAAAGTGTAAACTTCTTTATACTTAGCCCTTGCCTACAGCGGCTTAGTAATTTTTGCTCCACAAAGTGATATAACTCCACCTTCTTTCTCTGGATTTCGCAAGTTTTCTTAGTGTCTCGACACCACAACTTTGACCCGAAGAAGGATTTATCAAATTATAGAACTGGACAACGTACTAGATTGAACAACTTGTTTAATGTGAAGGAAAGACAGAATGTGGTGTAGAAGAGGCTCAGGCAATTCAGATATTTTGTCCATAATGTGATACAAATTCCCTACACAAAGGACCCTTGACTTGCTTACAAGTTTTTCCAATGAAAGAATTTAACAAACTCAATTGAAAATATGATATTAAAACTTATCAACAGATTCcgattaaattaaatatgtatcatgcataaatatttttaactacTGGTTTGATCAGAAATATccctttttttcataattaaaccATTCtcaaacatattttaaaaaaaataaaattaaagaaagctGTAATTAGTGTagaaatgaaggaaaagagTATACCTTAAGAGTTGGGATATTGGTGCAGTTAGAGATCGAGGCGATGAACTCTGGGGGCTTGTCTGGGACATCAAAAAGAAACTTCAAATACAAACACTGTGAAATAGAAAGAATAGATTTCAATGTTGTcgtgagtttatttatttataaataaattcaagAGTAAACCATCAAAAACAAACCCCACCAACCGAGTAAACCATCAAAAACTTCCAAAACCCTTCAATATACAATATAAAGGATTAATATTACAAGATAGCCTCTTTGCCTCCATTAAGGACAaccgtcttcttcttcttcttcttcttctttttatttttattattattatttttataaccaCTGATATAATATATTCTAATTGGtgtattacaaaaaattatatctatggTGGACCCAAATAAATGTGATGGTAAGCAAAGATCTTCATCCACACAATCAAGTTATAAGCATCAATAACTCTCTCCACTAAGGCATAagatagcaattttttttttttttttttattaaacagtaatacttattaaaatacACACGAAAATggtaatattagtgttttaaaccgaGTTTATAGTACATTACATAActagagtacaactacaaaagggcTTAACCTTTGTAAATGGGTGAATCTACGCCAAGACAAGGATAAAGCTACATGTTGTGTCTTAGATATAATATGGTCCAACTGTCCAAGTAGGTTAAATCAGGCAGTCATGACTCCAAGATTATTTTTTAAGGGGGTcaacaagaaatataaattatataaaatttaaaaccaaaaagaacttaaatatatcgacatcataaaaaaatgaacaaaaagaaaaaaacctaaatacaaaaagtttgatcacattctcatattttattattttatttcgacctatatgaaattgacacctcaataattgtgaaatattatgaaatttgttgtgttagtataaaaatatatatataccagctcatataaatattaaaaaaaaaaaaaaaactatagctaCTATAGCTACAATGTCAACTGACGCACATTCGcactatttatatatagattagtagATAGATAGTAGAAAAGGACTCTAATTTGTCTAGAAAGTATTAATAAcatctaaaattaagaaaatattaacCATAATCTAAAACTTCAAAAGTTGcatgaaaatatcaaaatcaataaacaataaattaaacCGTATATTTTGTCTTACATCACAACTTAAAACCTCAAGTCAGGCCAGGCACTCTAGGCATAGACAGAAATGATGTCTACAGATGATGCAACTGGACATTATCTCAGTCTCTCTGTCATTCAACTTAAAATACCTACATTCTCTTAAACgatactttaaaatttttgtcaTTCAACTTTAGGATTGAATTGGAAGCTCTCCAGGATCTTTGCATTCTCATAAAAGTACTTCTCTAGAATTTCTTTATCTGCCCTCACAGTCTCTACATTTGCAGGTGCTCTACAATTCTCAATCGTGACACTCTTTAAGCAATGCCTCCAACATGGATCTGGAAGGAATTTGCAACAACTATAATTCTCCCCTCTAAGAATGGGCTTTTCATAGGAGAActgaaatcaagcaaagagtTAGCAACACTGTTAAAaccaagcaaaagaaaaagaatactgGACATCATCTCAATCTCCATTCTtccaatcaagaaaaaaaaaaaaaaagtctcaaaatTTGACACAATATACTCTCAGGtgcaaatttgaaaaaaaaaagtattagcaATGAAATTATGACAGTAGTGACTACCATTCTTCTAATAAGAAGAATATTACATAAATGCACTAGTATTGAAATAGCATGAATGTAACTCAAGCATCTATTCCTTGGAATTATAGAAATAGTTCCCCTACTAGAAGATGTATATATACGACATGTATAACCTTACaagaaaactaaagaaaataatagaagTATATTATCAAAATCTTCTTTTGATTCATATATAGCTTAGAACAACTTTAGTCAGGccaattaaattttctttctttagatAATTAAAGGCCAATTAACTCGTAGTTGTTATAACCAATgctctaataattaaaaaaccgCACACAAAACATATTACAATAAAGGAAATAAGAAactaaatataattataatccTGATTCAAGAGAAGAATTTTCtccataattattatttttagaaaaagaaaaaggcactTCCTTTTCCTAATTTATAGAAATGATTTGCTCAAGCTATGCATTCTAAGCTCTTTAAGTTGTCGATTTTACTTTCCTCACTAAAAAGGAGCAGATTTCTACTCTTTGAGATTATCCTTCTTTCTCTCTGCACAAACATTCAGTGGCAGATCTAACTAGGGAAAAACCCAAAGAGCAATAAGCTAATCTTCCCTTCTGTATATGTACAAACCTTTAGTGCGGGATCTAGCTAGCAAAAACCAAGTCAGGGACCTAATTTAGCTGGTTAGGAATCTAGCATAGCACTAAGAACAATAGAGTTTACTTCTAAATGCTCCTTCCTCTTCACCAACAGAtgagaagatatatatatataagtgtgtgtgtgtgcgcgcatTTGTGGTATTTTAAGAACTCTACACTTCATTTCTTTGGATGGAAAATTTTATGTGAAGATAGTTTTCCGTGTTTTCCTGTGTTTGGTAACATccgaaaaaataatttaaaggaaaactatctttcGTCAACATAAAACcctattaaaaattaatttttagagactgctttctattaaaattttccggaaaacaactctatctcacacCATGCTAAATAAAGGAAGTTAAGAAGCAATATggaaactaatgaaaaaaactCTTATCTCATTCTGAAGTctaccaaacataggaaaatgaaatagttttccaaaaaatacttttaggaaaatgagtcatttttaaaaaataattaatgtaaaaaaaataaaggtaagaGGAAAAAAAGGTTAAACAGGCCATGACAATAATAGGGAGCCAAATGCTGACTGCTGTTGTGATTGGCTGGTTGATGTTATTATCTAGGACACACTAGCAGTAGCATCTGATTATCAGATTATATTGTAAATTGTACAAATTCCAAAGGTCCCAACTAAGACAACCTTTTATATGTCCTTTTTCCATACTTAAATAAGTCCTAGTACGTTTCaaaaagatatttaaaaaaaaagagctagTTAGTATCATCACAATGTGCTAAATTATGGTTTTTGTCCTAAATCAATACACAAAGATGAACCAATTTGTTGTCACAGATTGCACTTGTGTCTTGTTAAATTAGCTTTCAGTATGTATGTGGTCATGGACTAACAGTAAATTCCTTTGTGCAGGAACTGTGAGTTTGTATACTTTCTTGAACTATTGAGAAAATCACATATGGTTGTGACTAAAGTGCGACTCAAAGTTGAAGACTTAAGAGCAATTGGATACCATGTTACTTTATAGAAAACCTGTGAAGTCTTGAGAAGTTTTTGATATGTTCTAGtacatttataatttgatggtggttttcttcttgtttgttaataaatttcatttatactatttttttgtgccttttaactttttcattttattcttcataatttcatatatatcaTGAACCTCTATAAATACTGTTAACATTAAACCTAGTCTTTTGCATTCAATACCAAAAAAGTTCAAATGATTCTAATAAGATTTCATATAAAATACATGCACATCATGGCtgattacacacacacacaaataaaataaaatctttaccAATAACTTAATAACAGCAAGAGAGGATCCACTACAAGAAAAGGAGTCTCCCCTAGCATGAGTGCATGAATGATTTTACATTAATAGCTTTTTCGAGAGTTAAAATTTATTTACCATCCCTAGAAGTGAGAATATATGAAGCAAATTTATAAATTCTAAGGAAATTAATATCCGTAATACCTTGAAAGATATGGTCTCACGATACCAATTCTTGTCAATCCATTCCCCATGTGTTATTAACAAAAGCTCTAGACGAGGAGAAATCCAGAGCAAGCTATCCACAAGTTCAATGAATTCATGTGTAGTAAATGACTTCGATATCTCTACCTTCAACTGCTTGACTCTATATGATGGGGATGATACTATGTCTCTCAATTCCTTTAGTATAACCATATCCTTTACAAAGAAAAATTCTGATTACAACTTTAAAACACATGAATAAATTATGAACAATGATatgaaaaggaaacaaaaagaatcaactgaaagaaagaaagaaaaaatacctTCGTGGAGCTAATATTTAGCAACTCCAATAATTTGGAATTACTCAAATTTGCAAGCAATTCAATCTTTTTAACATTCCAAGGAGCATCGGGGTGCAACATCTGGTAGGTAGCTTTTGACAAATAAGCCAAAGCAGTCACTGAAAAGGATATTGTATTACCACCAAGATATGAAAGTTTACATAACTTAGGAGTGTTAATCTCGACTTCAACCAGCTTGTCGCATTTCAATATGTGTAATGTCTTGAGACAATGACTTGAAATCTTAATGCTTTCCAACTTATCACACCAATATACGGACAAGTACTCAATGAGCGGAAGTTGAGAAATATGGTAATTGAAGCAGCTGTCTGTTATGTGCAGTTTTCCTAGATTTAATAACTTCAGATTTTTACAGGGCACCAGGTTGATCTTGGATGCTTCAAACTGTTGGATATGTACATGATAAATATTTGATGCTTCTAATTCAACTGTCTCAACACCTTTATTGCTCTTCAACTCAATTGACTTGACTTTAGGTAGACCAGAGAACTGTATACATTTCAACCCACAACAGTTTTCAATTCCTATGTCTTCTATCACAGGACACCCGGCAACTAgattttggataatttgatcATTTGTACCCACATTatataaagacaaaattttcaaagagGATAAGTTTATATCACCAAAGTATGAATCCAACCTACATGCCTTTAACCTCAACACAGTTATTGATTTTGCAAGTAGAATATTCTG includes the following:
- the LOC115987017 gene encoding putative F-box/LRR-repeat protein At3g18150 isoform X2, with the translated sequence MEVVVDKISELPEPFLHYILSFLPIKQVVQSSTLSKRWNHVCSTIPVLEFDKSFFESKLWCQDTKETCEIQRKKVELYHFVEQNLLSRRRQGLSIKKFTLAVCLSTPKSVSRVNRWIEYVVKSDVEELNLDFQTFKWKWKSYYPLPQNILLAKSITVLRLKACRLDSYFGDINLSSLKILSLYNVGTNDQIIQNLVAGCPVIEDIGIENCCGLKCIQFSGLPKVKSIELKSNKGVETVELEASNIYHVHIQQFEASKINLVPCKNLKLLNLGKLHITDSCFNYHISQLPLIEYLSVYWCDKLESIKISSHCLKTLHILKCDKLVEVEINTPKLCKLSYLGGNTISFSVTALAYLSKATYQMLHPDAPWNVKKIELLANLSNSKLLELLNISSTKDMVILKELRDIVSSPSYRVKQLKVEISKSFTTHEFIELVDSLLWISPRLELLLITHGEWIDKNWYRETISFKFSYEKPILGGENSSCCKFLPVPSWRH
- the LOC115987017 gene encoding putative F-box/LRR-repeat protein At4g00320 isoform X1, with protein sequence MEVVVDKISELPEPFLHYILSFLPIKQVVQSSTLSKRWNHVCSTIPVLEFDKSFFESKLWCQDTKETCEIQRKKVELYHFVEQNLLSRRRQGLSIKKFTLAVCLSTPKSVSRVNRWIEYVVKSDVEELNLDFQTFKWKWKSYYPLPQNILLAKSITVLRLKACRLDSYFGDINLSSLKILSLYNVGTNDQIIQNLVAGCPVIEDIGIENCCGLKCIQFSGLPKVKSIELKSNKGVETVELEASNIYHVHIQQFEASKINLVPCKNLKLLNLGKLHITDSCFNYHISQLPLIEYLSVYWCDKLESIKISSHCLKTLHILKCDKLVEVEINTPKLCKLSYLGGNTISFSVTALAYLSKATYQMLHPDAPWNVKKIELLANLSNSKLLELLNISSTKDMVILKELRDIVSSPSYRVKQLKVEISKSFTTHEFIELVDSLLWISPRLELLLITHGEWIDKNWYRETISFKFSYEKPILRGENYSCCKFLPDPCWRHCLKSVTIENCRAPANVETVRADKEILEKYFYENAKILESFQFNPKVE